A single window of Nicotiana sylvestris chromosome 3, ASM39365v2, whole genome shotgun sequence DNA harbors:
- the LOC138888570 gene encoding uncharacterized protein has translation MTNDNGNQVVSIVTANASTSRTAPATLAPTEKPEYIFGTDFKRWQQKMFFYLTTLSLQKFIKENVSVLSDETPETVCFLVIKAWKHSDFLCKNYILKGLEDALYNVYSGVERELWIALEKKYKTEDAGLKKFVAAKFLDYIMVDSKNFIEGLVINKAFQVEAMIEKLPPLWKDFKNYLKHKRKEMSLDDLIVRLRIEEDNKTT, from the exons atgactaatgataacGGAAACCAAGTTGTTTCGATAGTGACTGCCAATGCCTCAACGAGCCGAACAGCACCGGCAACATTGGCACCGACGGAGAAACCCGAATACATTTTCGGGACTGATTTCAAGCGTTGGCaacaaaagatgttcttctatttGACTACTCTAAGTCTCCAAAAGTTCATCAAGGAAAATGTTTCTGTGTTGTCCGATGAAACTCCAGAAACTGTATGCTTTCTCGTGATTAAGGCATGGAAGCATTCagattttttgtgcaagaattatattctaaaAGGGCTGGAGGATGCTTTGTATAACGTCTACAGTGGCGTGGAAAGAGAACTGTGGattgcgcttgaaaagaaatacaaaaccgaagATGCCGGGTTGAAAAAGTTTGTTGCTGCAAAGTTTTTGGACTACataatggtagatagcaa aaatttcattgaaggtcttgtcatcaataaAGCATTCCAAGTAGaagcgatgattgagaagttgcctcctttgtggaaggacttcaaaaactacttgaaacacaaacgcaaggagatgtcccttgatgatctcattgttcggttgagaatcgaagaggacaacaaaacTACTTAA